The region ACAGATATATCTACCATGCCATAGTGATGCTATAAGAAGCAATATAAAAGATGCTTATGCTGTGCCTGTGGATTAACTGAAAGATGGACAGTGGGCCCCCATGCCTGGCTGATCTGAGCCATTCCCTCCTGCAGTAGCTTTAGGATCACTTAGGGCTTTAGGAAAGACTAGATTCCTTGATAAACATCTTATGACAAAAGtcaatggcctagtggtaaagtgctcgcctcatatacatgaagtcctgggtttgattcctcagcactacatatatagaaaaagccagacacggtggctcaagaggtagagtgctagccttgagcaaaaagaagccagggacagtgctcagaccctgagtccaagccccaggactggcaaaagaacaaaacaaaataaaagtcaaacTGACCTTCAAAGAGGCAGCACCATCTTAGTATCTGTAGCTAGAGGCAACACTACTCCACCCCTCAAGCCAAAGTGCTAACAATGTCTCTGGAACTCCTCTcaagacaaagacagaaagaatggtCAAGTAGACCACATGGAAGGCAGAATTGTCCATACTGTACCCATCTTGTCACTCTCTGCCTCGGTTCTCCCTGTTTAACGCAGGCCAATGTTCATACCCTAGAATATAGCAGAAGAGGTACTGAAGTCTGTCTTCccattccctcctttctctgcccttcaccatgtctctttatttgggtATGGGATCCAGTGGGCAGATTGAGCATAGGATtcctgagctctgggcctggggtctAAATACTACTTTTACAAATCTGTTTATGTAAGCCTAAAATTACAGCATAAACATTATTTCATATCCTGTAATGTTTTCCATGGTTGCCATTTTGTTCAGTGCAACAATAATAAACACAATAAATGAAACACTATTTCATAGGTTGGTGAGACCCAATCTTACAAGCATGTTTCCTATAATTAGACCTGAGGTTGTTCCCCAATGAATATTTGTATAAAGATTGCAGGAAGAttatcttttgctcaaagatgtttttgttttttttttctcaaaatcctTTTCCTCTTTACAACCTATTTCCGGAACACAAATTGCTAGATCAAAGAGTATGGACATTTTGAGGAATTCTAGATATATCATAATAAACATCGTTTTATGGATTTCATTGTTTCCAATATGGCTTGGTTGATACTCCCATTTGTGTGTTTATACTTTATTTTCCTGTATTCTTCCAGCTGCAAATTCAATTTTcaaataagaatatatatatatacacgcatacatacacacataaatatatataatatatcgaTATCAGTAGTATATTTGGTAGGGTTTGAAatacaccaaaaaaataaaaagagtagagTGAAGCCATCAAAGGCTAACTGTTGGACTATTTTATGCCAGCCATTGCTATTCTTCAAGAAAGAACCCCAGGTATGTCTCAGCCGCCTCTGGTCTAAGACAGGAGATGCACTCAGCATGGCATACCCTTGACAGAATCAAGGCAACTTCAGCTTTGTTGGGGTCAGCCATGTCCCCAAAAGGTAGTTTTTCAAAGAGTAAGGAATGTCATAGGAAGTCACCTGCAGaagagccaaacaaacaaacaaacaaacaaacaaaaagccagagccaGATAGCAAGCTGTGGTCCAGAAGTGGATTTGAGGCAATGGCtgggatgggaagacaagggCTAACACCCCTAGGGCTGGGTGTGAATGCATCCTTTAAAGGGCACAGAGCCTGAGAAGATGGAGTGACACCCTGAGGTGCTTCCTAGGGCACAGATAGCCAAGGGGACCATGGGGCCCAAGTGGCAGAAGCTGGAAAAAGCATAGTGTAACCAAAAGTTACACTGAGTGGCACAGGCCAGGTGGGAGAGAGCAGTGGGGAGACCCTGGGAACTTGGCAATTGTAtaccaagaaaggaagaaaaggggacCCAGGATGTGCCATTGGAAACCAGGAGTATGGAAGCCTAATGTCAGAATGCAGGCACTGGCTGCTGTCTATGGGCTCTGCTATGTGCAGACAGAGCTTTCACCAAAGGGCAGATGTAGGAAGCCGAGGAGGAAGCCCTGTCCACCTATGGCTTCCCTGAGCTCAGTAGACAGACTCCATGATGGAGGATGAAGGACCTCCCAGCCACTGGGagccccagaacacaaagaacaGCACCCCCTTCCTCGAAAATCAGGCCCTGCCCTCTCTGGCTTACCCATGTTCTCCAAGATCCTCTGTGTGATCCAGGGAGCAGAGCCACAGGGGGTGCTTGTGCAACAAGTCCACAGGACAAGGTACCAACACAACATAGTTACTAACTTGTGCTGGCAATGAGGTTTGGATAGACTCGACACAAGTGTCTACAGGCAAAAACACGCCCTTTCATCATATTCCACAAAAATCTATGCTATTTTCATCATAGCAGCAAGATACATCACTATTCTTTCTCCAAACCCCTGAGATGACTAAGTATGGCACAGAAAACAGGCCACACAGGGGAACCCTAGCTGCTTGGTGAGGGTGCTTCAGCCACCTGCAGGTGGCAGACATGCTCACAAAACTTCCCAAAGGCTGAAACATGCTCAGCTAACGTCCCTAAGGATGAAGGGGAGAAGCACAAAAAGAAGATTAGAAGAGTGGCTATGAAAAAGCACATTATATTCACAATAGAAATGTTGCAGTAAGCCCTCTGGAAGCAGGGCACCAGTGCATTCTGTTTGaaaccccagcttctcaggaggccaaggtctaAGAATCTTCTTTATAAACTGGCCGAAACAGACAAATcttcaagactctcatctccagtaaagcaGCTAAAAGCAAAACAGAGGAGTAACTCAAGTACCAGAGCACCAGagagagccaagcaagagcatgagacccagATTTCAAATCCCAATCACATGACCAAAACCTGTTTGTAGAACTAATTTAcatgaataaaacaataaaactggcttcttttttgctcaaggccagcactctgcctcttgagccacagcccacttctggccattttctctctatgtggtactgaggaatggaacccagggcttcgtgtatacgaggcaagcactcttgccactaggccatcttcccagtcccctgtttttattttttgagaggaGATTTAGAAGGGAAATTAAGGATATGAcatgaaaaacaagaacaacaacaagggAGGTGTGCCTGAACAGGCTGCTCCAAAGGAACTCGGGAGCTTCAGAGAAAAGATGTGGATTTggtgtggtttggtttggttttttggttgttggtcttgagctcggggcctgggtactgtaccggagcttcttttgctctaccacttgagccacagccctacatcCAGCTTTTCTTGAGGGGcctgttggagacaagagtctcatggactttcctgcctgggctggcttttcaaaccacaaacctcagatctcagctccctgagcagccaggattacaagtgtgagccaccagggcccggctggatgttttgttggttggttggttggttctggttctggttttttcttactggtactggggattgaatttcgGCCTTtacctgctaggcaggtactgTCCTACTTGCGCCACACCCCCagtcccttttgctttagttattgctCACAGAAGATCTCCATTTTGTTATCATTTTGGTTTTTGCTAGCTTATTAAAGgaggtagctgataaaggagaacgccacgcggtattcaggcaggagagaaagtttatgacagaactgctggcctatggatgagatgatgcatggcaggagagaaggggtgacccccccACCAGGCCTTGCCTTACCAAGGGCAGGGGAAGTAGGGTGTGGCCGGGTGGATAAGGATGAGGCCTCAGGGAAGGGGCAAGTAACTGcccccaggtctgctggttacccaggtaacagggtggagacttaaccaggtgggggtggggagggggcatctgcatggagccctcttaGGGCAGACCTTACAATTCTTGTCCATGACTAGCcgagaaccttgatcctcctatgtGCACCACTCATTAGACGGGATCAAAGGTGGGAACCACCGTGTCTGGCATATTCATGGAGATGGGGGTTTCCCCAACCTTTTAACAtggctggctggccttgaactgccgtcttcctgatctctgcctgtTGGACATCTGAAATAGATGCCTGAGAGTTCCCTACCAGGCACAGTTAGGATCTTGAGGGCATTAAGCCAGGAGCCAGGCTTACGTCTGtattcccagcttctcaggaggccgaggtctaaGAATCTTCTTTATAAActggcctaggcagacaaatcttcaagactctcatctccagtaaagcaGCTAAATGCCAaacagaggtgtagctcaagtacaaGAGCACCAGagagagccaagcaagagcatgagacccagATTTCAAACCCCAATCACATGACCAAAAACTGTTTGTAGAATTAAATTAcatgaataaaacaataaaacattttatattttatttattgttactgaTATTataaggtgatttacagagaggttaccttttcataagtcaggtaacaaagACATCTGCTTTGGAACgatgccaccccttccttccctctctcccctggcTACCCCATCACTACTCAAAAGTGGTCGGTTTCCTTGTCAACATGGTGTTCAGTGAGTGCCAGTGGTCCTTTTGTTCAACTTTGTCCCCCGTTCCTCCAATCTGTGCCTCTCCTTACCCTCCCTAAGAAACATCAGCCAACAAATGGACAAAAAGATAAGAACAATCAACCCTTGTTTCCATTACTGGAGTCCCTTGGATGAAAATGATTTGACGTGATCAGACGCACAGAGGCCTTGCACCTTGGTGATCCTCCCTGGATTTTCAAAGCTGTTTAGAAGTGGAAGAGGAGGCAAGTTCCTGGAGATGATCCCATTTGCAATGCACCGAGAGCTGGGGCTGCTCACAGGATCCAGCGACGGGAACTGGCGGTAAGGACGGCTAAGGTCCAGGGCACGGAGGCCACTCTCCGCCCTCTCAGCACCATGATGCTCCAATGAGAGGCATAACGACATGCCATGAGATGTTTTTAGGCTTTTTGTTTGGCCCTCGGACTTGGCAGCTTTATGGAAGGACGACTATGCCCCGAAGCAGCTTCGCCCTTCTCATAAAAGCAGATGGATGTGAAGGGTAGAGGGGTGTGGGCGTTGGGGAAACGGGGTGGCCCGGGTCGGAGTCGCTGACTCTAGACCGCCTGGCCCAAGTCCCGGGCATCTGGGGCTCTGGTTCCCGGCTCCAGCAAGGGTAGGTGACAGGTGGGAAGTACGGGCTCAGCCAGGAGAGGGGCCGGAACTCTAGTCCACGGGAGGTGAGCTCCATGGTCTCGCATCTGCCTTTTTCCCTGGGACCTCAGGGAATCGCCCACGGGAGCCGGAGCCCACAGGCCCATGGAAGGCCCAAGGGAGCAGCTCTCGGTCTACTGGACCAAATGGGGGACTGTTCTGTGATCCCCCATCCCGTTCACGCCACCACAGCCAAGACCACCCCGACTTCAGCCACAGCTGTTGTCACAGGcacgatgggggagggggggcggggagggctccATACCCACACCTTGACTCTTGGAAGGTCTCCAAGGGCCCCAGGATAGGGGGCCTTCAAGGGGCCGCGTCCTCCACGCGTCTACTCAGTGGCCGCCTCACAGGCGTCTATCCAATCACTGTACACATCCACGGGGTCCGACAGATGAGTGATGGGTGTCTGAAAGTCCTCGAGGCACACGGCACAAGAGATGACTCCCGTTTTGCGGGCACGGTCCATTTTCACATCGCAAGACTTCTCGTGGTTACAGAAGGGACAGGTGAACTCGGTCTCCAGGGTGCCCGTCATCTTCTTCTTGGGAGGCGGCTTGCGTTTGGACTTTCTGCGTCCCATAGCTGCAGTTAGGTAGAATCCCGACTCGCTCAGGCTGTGGCTCTGGCTCCTGCCCAGGTGGTGCTCACCCAGTCGACTGGCTTCTGAAgcctggaggagagggaaataaaTACTCAGGGTCGGGCCCCGCCCACGGCCCGCCCCGACCACACACCGGGAAACCCCACCCACTTCCAAGGCCACTCAGCACGTGCCTACTCTAATTCCGAACCTCGCCTGTGGTGCCCTTCTGGGCATGCATGACTTCAGGCCGCCTCTAAGAGttgctcttccctctctctctttccttccctctctctctctgtctctctctctgtctctgtctctctctctctctgtctctatctctctctctctctttagtttTAGccagcctgaggcttgaactcagggcctgggcactgtccctgagcttcttttcccccaaggctagcgccttttctgtgtatgcggtgctgaggaatccatcccagggcttcctgtatgcaaagcaagcactctaccactaggacattttcccagccctgtttttattttattttattttttcattcattgtttcttcttcttcttcttcttcttcttcttcttcttcttcttcttcttcttcttctttgtcttcttcttcttcttcctcttcgtgttctttttcatcttcttcctctgtttttcagtcctggatctcgggcctgagcgctgtccctggcttcttttttgctcaaggccagcactctgcctcttgagccacagccccacttctggccattttctatctatgtggtgctgaggaatggaacccagggcttcctgtatacgaggctagcactcttgccactaggccatcttcccagccccctgtttttattttttgagaggaGATTTAGAAGGGAAATTAAGGATATGAcatgaaaaacaagaacaacaatgaGGGAGATGTGCCTGAAGAGCCTGTTCCAAAGGAATTCTGGAGCTTCCGAGAAAAGATATGGATTTggtgtggtttggtttggttttttggttgttggtcttgagctcggggcctgggtactgtaccggagcttcttttgctcgaatctagtactctactacttgagccacagccctaatTCCAGCTTTGCTTGAGGGGcttgttggagacaagagtctcatggactttcctgcctgggctggcttttcaaaccacaaacctcagatctcagctccctgagcagccaggattacaagtgtgagccaccagggcccggctGGGTGTTTTGCtcattggttggttggttggttggttctggttctggttttttGTTACTGGAACgggggattgaatttaggcctttacctgctaggcaggtactgTCCTACTTgcgccac is a window of Perognathus longimembris pacificus isolate PPM17 chromosome 2, ASM2315922v1, whole genome shotgun sequence DNA encoding:
- the LOC125345734 gene encoding transcription elongation factor 1 homolog, encoding MGRRKSKRKPPPKKKMTGTLETEFTCPFCNHEKSCDVKMDRARKTGVISCAVCLEDFQTPITHLSDPVDVYSDWIDACEAATE